The genomic interval CAGCAAATTAAAATGGCTTAGTACTTTTCACTTTACAGACTAGATCATCTTTCTCAGAGAGTTGGAACAACTAGGTACAGAAGTTACTGGCTATGGTAAATCCTGATTATTTACCCTCTTCAAAATCCTGGCATGGATAATGGATAATGATGCAGCTGTAGATCTAGACTCTACATCTTCCTTGGGCTAAACGATAAGGTTTCAAGGGACAATTAATAAGACATTCCACTTCTAAGACGTTCAATTACATCGACATTTCTGAGTAAACTCATAATCTATGTGCTATATCTACTGCATCGTGGGCTACAGTATAAGACTATGATAGCCAAAATGAATACTAAAATAACGAATATTGAATATATAATCGATAATTATAttcgttttattatttttcataatagcaaattaaatattaatttaaaagcattttattcagagcaacagtgtttttttggatTGCGGGTAAGCTTCATGTTCAGCCATGGTTTTGGCATGGAGCTGGGTAATCTCAACATAAAAGATCACGTGATttgggtgaccagataatccatgtcagggaggacactctgggctaggacaggaattgtaacttaccatttcaatgaaaaggacctggatttgacttgagcactgagttcttgctgtgtgctgattggtcagtctcctacagtacaatcatgcatgtgtcactaaggctaatgtgaaacagctggatgcgtctttcagtcaaggaaacaaaccagtcaaagcacaagaagagctgaactatttagccaagcacaggagcctttccgTTTGAAAGtacagtagtttgtaaaacccgaagtagctcaaagtgtcctccctgacatggattatctggtcatccTACACGTGATCATATTACGGTAATGTAGTTCAGTGCATTCCTTAGCCGTCAAACCGTCAGAAATATTCTTGCCATTATGTTTGTTACACAGTTTCTATTacactatccatccattttctgaaaccacttgttcTATTCAGAGTCGCGGGGGGGTCCGGATCCTATACCGGACGCTACGGGGGCAAAGCAGCGAACACCACAgcatggggcgccaacccattgcaatTAGTATATTATATGACTATAAACTTCTATAATATGACTTCTACTATCTATTATATATGGCAAATGTACCTGATCCACCCCCCACCATGTCAGACACTTTCTTACACGTATAATATGGCTGCGTCCGACTTCATGCAGccgcttacagcgctggcttaaagcaatgcactCCGGTCCTGACGTtcgtatcccaggcagttccgaggcggtatctgctatttctcctgaatatcatgtaaagcagtgagaactgattttcagttaatttacctggtaaaataaagtttaagtaaattatataaatgctgtaatagtacacgtaagatagtggtttatttattgttagttattgtaatcagagtgcgaattacccctccataaaacagtccccccagctccaacagccttcagaaataaatatttgcctattaggctaatatctgtcttgatgatacagtagatcttaaagtacagcctaatttctaactcacctcttggtcctgcgcgctgccctcatcctgccatcttcctgctgcctgctgactgtcctgtacactgtcctcatcctgccatcttcctgctgcctgctcactgtcctcatcctgccatcttcctgctgcctgctcactgtcctgcacactgtcctcatcctgccatcttcctgctacctgctcactgtcctgcacactgtcctcatcctgccatctccctgctgcctgctcactgtcctgcacactgtcctcatcctgccatcttcctgctgcctgctcactgtcctgcacactgtcctcatcctgccatcttcctgctacctgctcactgtcctgcacactgtcctcatcctgccatctccctgctgcctgctcactgtcctgcacactgtcctcatcctgccatcttcctgctgcctgctcactgtcctgcacactgtcctcatcctgccatcttcctgctgcctgctcactgtcctgcacactgtcctcatcctgccatctccctgctgcctgctcctgtgcctctcctgccttctgctgaccaccattttccttcatacacattaacagtttgcaaaactgcacctatacttttggtgtgatgttctgtagctcaacactaatatttcctacttactcttcttttaccaccaaaaaagtgtctgatgtctccatctttccttttcctcaaaatgtgtctgtgaataaaatctaatctatgtttaacaaaacagtatctggcttaccagatgaagcttctaaaaatgtccataaatatgaaattgtggaatgcagaatcaataccaggaaaattctaataatagggcttattatttgctagttttttttttacgttgaccttataggtttcacttatagtaatgttttttcagagcataacgttagaccttcttatgcattagcattagcctaataacaaactacacaggctaaatggcgaattaatttcagaaaggcacaatttattcatgataaaatgagaatgaaaacataggcagttcatctccttggaaaatgaccgattttacctcaccaaataagcctggtttaaatagagaacttagctgaTCTtactagttaacgtaactaacgttgactgtaccggtcTCAGAAGGATAATGgcaagtaattcaacttataaagacgtcagcttgcattagttaGATGCagcacttaaacgaataaatgaaggttgtaaaataacacgtacagtttcaacaggctagacttgtgctggctacttacatttaccaatgcacgacaaacagtaccatgacagacgaacacaaggaacaggtcactcactgagaatgaatgacgcaaccgacaggctaagctgcttctagcaccgaggtggttaaaatagtacggtccacattaggggtgtctgaaatcgttttacataaaaatttcctacaaggtgaggttctctttttttcttttacaacaaaagaaaaatgtaaagacctccccccaaactgctatttttgtctcttgggggggggggtctgggtcttgatctggggtactgtaccccccaataccccccgtaattcgaaccatgattggtaatgttgcgctgctttatatgtttaatcgtccagcctgtgaagaaggcattcaagtaagaatggCATTGTACtcagtacatgacaataaaaactttgattccttgaaatacatgtatttgatctttttcctgacagctatctttttacacagggccactatTATGACTATACAcaaaagtttatgtttttccactgctaacagtttggatcaGGAGTTGGTCATTGTAAAAGAAGTACTGTGcctgcaggtgatatttgtaaagatttatctacacccttctggcagtgctgccattgcagtcaggtctcgcagactacgaggagtagaattAAGTTGTCTGGCTTGGTGGCagcagtttatactccacccctgcagctgtGCTCCACGCCACGTCAGcggcagacagacctaagcccaagtcggaCACAACCACAGTTTCGATTGCTGAGCCTTGGTATCCCGATGTATAACTCATTAACCTCGTagttttgcatgtgaattcggaccatgtctgcactgtctgacacgcccccattGGCAATTTGGAGTGTATCGCgcacgtaaacacatttggttaacaaacttaatatttcatattcagtgttttttttcctccgcaaaaaaaattatgttttatgtaatcagtAATAAGCAATTTTCGTTACCAAAACACACTAGTAATTTAGCTgtttaagaaaggaaaagagtcaagaacatcacaaaaatgtcattgcatagacatatattttattttaaatatgaccaATAAAGTTAAGTAGCAAGCAGAATACAGGCTCGGTATACAATGAGTTTATACAGATCCTTCCAGACATCATGTGAAACGTTAGAAACCATACTTGCAAATGTTCCTAAACTTAAACTATAGTTGGTCATTGGTTTGTcagggcacagcacacagtgacagacGTATCCAGCATTGCGGCTTATAATCCATGCACGcgaatatacacatacatgcactgaTAAACGTGTCATTACAGTTTTGCTGTTTACTTTTGTCTTTTAAAAGCATTCACTCTTTAACGCTAGTTTAACAGGAACAGATTAACCCATTTCTGCTACCCTCCGTAGTGAGGCTAGCTTGCTAGCGTATATAAAACAATGTGAAAATACCAACATTAGAAGACAAGAAACTGCATATTCGATAATActacttaaacaaaaaacatcttagTTACCTTTATGAAAATCTGCTGTCCATATCctcttttccaagtgggaaaccGAAAAAAAGCTCAtgttgtggtccacctttctgccatttctagcatgtgatttagtatggcagcctttcacacagcacgAGTGTCCCATCTTACCAAAGAAAATGCCGCACGCAAACCCTCGCTCTTCAGTTGTATACACCCAAAATGGCGATTCCacccacaatacactgcggctatagcgagtgtgacatcagctgacaaagaccgattggagcaactttgaaatgttctcctagAATTTTTGAAACTTGACTTTTATGTAATTTGTATCTTTAAACCCTGAATTTGTTTTATCGTGAATTTGAGGGCATGGAAAAATAGCAGTGAAACTGCATTATAGAAAATTTGAAGACTGTAATtcagaggtaaaaaaaaaacatgcatatttccaatgcatagatattcaatgttagaatttcagtggcatataaaattcaaattgtgatgaGACAGAGTTACTTCCATACCTTTCATGTGTCACAccgcacaacaggaactgggacctttcAACTCGTagcttaaactccacacataatTACACCGCCACGCCAAAACAACGGAGGATAAATAATTAAGTCGCTTTGTTAGTTAATAATTTATTAGTTATTTGGAGGACCAATCGGTCAATACGGGACACAGccactttatttatattttactttacttACGACCTGCGACATGTTTATGATTCTTATtacatctggccagcagatcgatctttcgtttCTCACAGAATAATACATGATGTAACGTTATCCCGCTAATAAGCTCTGGAACATTTCATGGCTGgcaccggtgttctgtcgatatacagtatgctgccttgtcgaaaaatgctaccgtagtgataatcgatagccctaaccctaaccccccaaaacccctaaaacccttaccttaaccctaaccactaaaacctaaccctaatcccaaaacggtggaactgcacatgcgcagaaaggctcgatagcacgtctcgataggtagtattttatgacagaacacctgcAATATTGGACAACAGTGTATTGGTTATTGATCTAATTTTCCGATGCAGAGATATGGAGACACGGGGGCTCCGTAGTGTTACTATACATGTGATACACACTCATAATGTAATTAACAAAGCGTTATATTTCCAACTTCATGTCTGTTGTTTTCAACTGTTGAATCAATATTAACATGCGCATAAGTATTAAGTAACAAACCGTTTTAAGacctgttttatttgtttgtacgttgtatatctgtattttaacaaaatagATCATATATACATACGTTTTATGAGTTTGCATAAATACAAAACGATCGTTTTCACGGCCTACAGAAAAGAGCCTTCCGTTCGCTGTTTTCCCGAAACAGCTATGCTTTCTAGGGCAGGGACGCTTTATTCGGCGTAACACCTGCAGCTGATGGCGGAGCAGCAGGACGAGCTCCAGGCTGCTGAGTGTCTTATGACTGACTGCCTCTCCACCCTGCAGCGATGTGCTTTAATGTAAAGGCAAACTGCCCGGCACCGACAGGAGGATGAGTCATGTCAACCAGTGAAGAACCAGCTGGAGCAGAAGTGTGATATCCTACTGCTCAACACCGTAGAGCAAATGCTACGCTAAGCTGAGgatgttttaatgaaatgtgCTGGTTAAATGAGAAAGACGGGCTGCCGTGGGAACTTCATGCTTTGCTGTAACGTTGTGAAGATGCGCTGTATacataaaattgaattgaatattatgtacagtactgtattgtgTTATatcgtatttgaattatacacacttcagtaattttattggtgcggtactgtaatttgaaaagcgtttgaaacaaCTACTGTGGTTTTAAATCATcaataaaatgaagtaaatatATAGCGATCAACGCTGTCCTTATttgaatgtaataaatatacaaatgtgaaTCAGATGGTAATCTGTCTAAGacataaataaacagaaaaaaaccgtAATAACCATCATTCGCATAtaatgatcaatttcacccagagaaACGTGATCATTACAAGCGATGTCCAGCGTATTTCCGTTCAGCGGAACAAGATTGCCTTTCGGTGATCTTTTTTcaatcatttttgttaaatattccCACAAATTAGCCACGTACGCTGTTTATGACTGGGCCAGAAACCTTTGACTGCATTTCGTATGTGATCGGTTAAGTTGTTTCTGGGTTTTAATCATAGCCGATCAGAACCGCAATGGCGGATTCCATGTCACTCCGTGATTTCTGATCGATGTACTAGTTGGAGATACTTTGAGCTTTAGAAGGAATGAACCACCGCTTATTAGAGGACAGATAACTAACAATTATCAATTCATCCATATTCAATAGTCGTGCATGTGTTTAGACTACagggaaaccggagaacccgGAAGAAACAGACGGGGAGAATATTCAAATTGACAACTAATTATATTACTGCTAAATAATATATTCAaatatcttatttatttttcaattttacgaCGGGGGGAGTGAGGGGGCCTCTGGGCTGCAGCCCATGTAACCCCGTGCATGATGCCGTCCGTTGTTCTAAAATCAACAATATTTGAATGatgctcatccatccatccgtaaCTGGACAGCATCTTTTGCATCTTGCTCGGTATTGAGAAGGATCTCTTTGCTCTTACGATCGATTACTTTTTGGTCTAGAGCAATAATGGACAGGAAACGCTCCCGCTCCGATTCTGATGATCAATCTCCAGCGAAAAAAAGGAGGGAGAGTTCGGAAGTCCAGAGCACCGGCGATCCCCGCAAAGGTTTGTAGCAAAAGATGATTGCCTTTTCATAGGGAATGAAAATTACACATAAGAAAGCCATGTGATTCTCTTTAATAAGGCTTACTGCAAGAACAGATGTGAACACTGTCCTGGACTTATAGATTAAACAAATTAATGCAACAATTGATTCTTtgattgataaaaaaaatgtcgCTGAACGTTTGAAAAGCAAACTTATACCCAAATTGGTTCAATACTGTAGCTCTTTTGATTCTGAACCCGAGCTTACTCTGACTGCAGCATCTAATAGGCAAACTAATGATAATACTGAATTAAAAGGCCATGTTCGTGATAGGCATGTGGTAAAGAAATATTAATTCATGCTATTTAAAGTTAATAGTGAAGTGTCTGCAACTGTGTTATCCTGTAGAAAATGCTGTATGGACTCTTTTTCTGAAGTGTACCTGCTTAATGTTGTAGAACATTTGGAGGACCTGTACCTCGAGGGGGAACTGCTCGGAAAGGGTGGTTTTGGAGCAGTTTTCGCCGGCATTCGCAAGGCCGATGGCTTCCCAGTAAGTCACCAAACGGTGTAGCCGTGACATGCAAAGTAATATCTCTCCAGAGATCCCTTTTATTACACCGGTTACAGGCACCTATAAGAGGCGATGCCTTCTCAATATGCACTACACTAAATTTgcgattttttttccctctaggTGGCCATCAAATATGCCAGGAAGAATTATAAGGAGCTAGAACTGGTAAGTGTTTTCAGTCATGGAGCTGGGTTTATTTGGAGGAATTTCTGCCtaaatataatatgtatatcCTGCTCTCCCATTCATAGCCTGGAATTGATGGGCCCATCCCATTGGAGGTGGCACTGATGAAGCTTGTTAGCCAGAAGTCATCCTGTGCTAACGTGCTCCAGCTCATCGACTGGTTTGATGGACCACAGGACTATATTATGGTCCTGGAAAGGCCGGACCCATGCCAGGATCTCTTTGACTTCTGCCAAAGTGAAGGAGGGATCCTGTCAGAGGGTGTTGccaggcaggtgctggtgcaGGTGCTCCAGGCCTTGCATCACTGCCAGGAATCAGGTGTCTTCCATCGAGACCTGAAATCTGAGAACCTCTTGATCAACACAGACACTCTGGAGGTGAAACTCATTGACTTCGGCTGTGGTGATATCTGGACAGATTCCCACTACACAAAATATTCAGGTCAGTGAGAGAGGCTAATTAAAATCCTGTCAAACTAACCCCTGGTTCAACAGCAAGTAGCGGGTAATCCAGTGCAGTGTTTCctctaccattatattagggggcatttaatttaatctaatttaattttctatgtagcgccagatcacaacagaagtcatttaaggttacctttcctatagaacaggtctatacattgtccttttattaaactaaatagccttatgttatttatcgtatatacacaacagcttgtcatttttgtctctacacggtcgcaCGTTTataattctcctctgctctctgtatcacgcatggcggagttccgccccaATGCACGGCACAGtaacgtgcgcacacacacaggtgagcacactccgaccagcggacagagagcgcgccttggaaaatatgttgcatcagccacctgaaaagcagacaataaatcaataaatgggCCAGACGTTTCTGACTTCCCATATCAAGAGGCTCTAGAAATGTTCTTCTAGAAGCCCAGAAGGATATACTGCattgacaaaagctgcacactttgtggataattgtcataaaaagaaatgttctgatgtttagttcagttgttatatcgactgctgtcattaaaagaaacgcatgaacaccatgaatcctgtcggtgtccgtctgccccacccaccccccaagctgtaaacctaggggaaacactgcagtgattAAGTAATCTGGACTTGTGATAAAACTCCCTGCAGGGGAGTTGGATTTGTGTTCTTGAGTCCTAACCTAACTCGTTTCAGTAAAAATATCTAGGTTTATGAAAGATTTTGtgagtttatgaatgattttgctttgtttcaGGGACAAAGGTCTTCGCTCCCCCAGAGTGGTTCCTGAAGGGGCAATACCTAGCTGGCCCCGCCACAGTCTGGTCTGTGGGGGTCACACTATTTATATTAGTGTGTGGTTACTTGCCCTTCCCCAACAAGAGGGCAATCATCTCAGGCTGCCTGGAATTCCCCCCATGGGTCTCTCCTGGTGAGCAGCTTATTTTTCATCCCGTGACTTGACTCTCCTGATAGGAAGTGTTCTTTTCTGACTAACTATGTGCCAAATTATTCTCCGACAGGCTGCTGCAGTCTGATCCGCCGGTGCCTGAGGCGCAAGGTTGCGAATCGGCGGACTTTGGAGCAGATTCAGCGCCATCCTTGGCTGCAGCGGAAGTGACACCATAA from Paramormyrops kingsleyae isolate MSU_618 chromosome 16, PKINGS_0.4, whole genome shotgun sequence carries:
- the LOC140578772 gene encoding serine/threonine-protein kinase pim-1-like; protein product: MDRKRSRSDSDDQSPAKKRRESSEVQSTGDPRKEHLEDLYLEGELLGKGGFGAVFAGIRKADGFPVAIKYARKNYKELELPGIDGPIPLEVALMKLVSQKSSCANVLQLIDWFDGPQDYIMVLERPDPCQDLFDFCQSEGGILSEGVARQVLVQVLQALHHCQESGVFHRDLKSENLLINTDTLEVKLIDFGCGDIWTDSHYTKYSGTKVFAPPEWFLKGQYLAGPATVWSVGVTLFILVCGYLPFPNKRAIISGCLEFPPWVSPGCCSLIRRCLRRKVANRRTLEQIQRHPWLQRK